The genome window TACGAAGATTTTCCTCCGAATACAGCAACAGAAAACATCCGTTTTATAGATGCCATTTCAGCAGGTTTGAAACAATCAATGGAAAGGCATGAAAAATCCGTTATTATGGGTCAGGATATAGCTGAATATGGCGGTGCGTTCAAGATTACAGATGGTTTTGTGGAGCAGTTTGGTAAAGAACGCGTTCGCAATACACCTATTTGTGAAAGCGCTGTCGTTTCTACCGCCATGGGATTATCCATTAACGGCTACAAAGCAATTGTCGAAATGCAGTTTGCCGATTTTGTTTCCACAGGATTTAACCCAATTGTGAATCTATTAGCCAAATCACACTACCGCTGGTTAGAAAAAGCGGATGTAGTCGTTCGAATGCCTTGTGGCGGCGGAACGCAGGCTGGTCCTTTCCATTCTCAGACCAATGAAGCCTGGTTTACCAAAACTCCAGGTCTAAAAGTAGTTTATCCTGCTTTTCCGCTTGACGCAAAAGGTTTGCTGAATGCTTCAATAAACGATCCAAATCCTGTACTTTTCTTCGAACATAAACAATTATATAGAAGTTTATCACAAGATGTACCGACCGATTATTACACTATTCCGCTGGGGAAAGCTGCTTTGCTGAGAGAAGGAAACGATGTTACAATTATATCTTTTGGCGCAGCGGTGCATTGGGCTTTGGAAACTTTAGATAATAACCCTGAAATGCAAGCAGATCTTTTGGATTTAAGAACTTTACAGCCTTTAGATACTGAAACGATATTTGCTTCGGTAAAAAAAACAGGAAAAGTTATTATTTATCAGGAAGATTCAATGTTTGGAGGTGTTGCCAGCGATATTTCAGCGTTGATTATGGAAAACTGTTTTGAATATCTTGATGCGCCTGTAAAACGTGTGGCGAGTCTGGATTCTCCAATCCCGTTCACAAAAGCACTGGAAGATCAATATTTGCCGAAAGGCCGATTCGAAAAAGAATTAAAATCTCTTTTGGCATATTAATAACAATGTAAACATTTATTTTTTTTGAACCATTAAGACATTAAGGTTCATTAAGGTTCATTAAGAAAATACTAAACCTTAATTTTTCTTAATATCTTAATGGTTAAAATTAAATTACTGCATCAGCTTGCTAATAGCAATATCAGCAGCTGTGCAACTAGAATTCGGCTGATGGTTACTAAAGGATACACTGTTGCATATGATTGATTAGGAATATCCGAATCTAAATATTTGGTACTAAAAGCCAATGCGGCAGGATCTGTATAAGAACCGCTCATAATACCAACCATTTGATAAAAATTAAGCTTAAATACGAATCGGCTGACTAAAACCAAGACAGTCAAAGGTATAAACGTAATATAGCATCCATAGTAAATCCACATCCAGCCGTCATTTGAAACAAAATTATCATAGAAACCGTGTCCAGCTTTAATACCAACTGCAGCAAAGAACATACATATTCCGAAATCCTTCATAAAATGAATGGCTCCATTATTAATGTACGAATGAATTACTCCAACACCGCCATATCTGCTGATAAACAAAGCCGCCAGAAGCGGTCCCGCAGCCAATCCTAATTTCAGCGGAACCGGTAATGACGGAATCATTATTGGAATTGAACCAATAACAACCCCAAAAATCAAACCGCCGAAAAGAGAAAGAAAATCAGGTTCTAAAAGTATTTTTTTTGAGTTTCCAATGATTTTTTCAGCTTCTTCAATAGCTTCTTTATTTCCAACAATCAATAAAGTATCACCATAAAAAAGCTCTAATGTGGGCTGTGCCAGAATTTCCAGACCCGAACGGACTACACGGGTAACTTTTAATCCAAACTGATTGTATAAATCCAATTGCGCCAGTGTTTTATGTGTGGCAGTTTTTTTAGTAACACTTAGAACTTTGGCTGTAACATCATTTTCAGATTCAATAAATAAATCCGTCGATACTTTTCCAACAATATCAATAAACTTATTTATGTTTTTTTGTTTGGCAACCACCATTAGAACGTCTTTTTCTTTTAGAACCGAATCCAATGACGGCGAAAACACCACTTTTGTACCGCTTTGCTTTTGTCTGGAAATAATAACACCGTCAAGAGCAAACTCTCTGAATACCTGACGGATAGTTTTTCCTATCACTTCGGGCTGAGTAACTCTGCATTTTTGGCGCACAATTTTATTTTCTGAATCTTTATTCTTTTTGTTTAGAAGCACAACTTCATTTGACAAATCAATTTTCAAGAAGTTTTTGGCCAAAATTATAATCAGAATTATTCCAAAAACACCTATGGGATATGTAATAGCATAAGCAATAGCTGGATCTGAAAAATGATCCGCAGGAAGATTCAATTGTTTTTGGATTTCAATAAGAGTTGACTTTGCAGCACCAAGCCCTGGAGTATTTGTCACTGAACCGGACATTAAACCAACAGCATTTTCAATTTTTACATTAGCAGCCAAATATAGCAGCCAAGTAATAATTCCTCCTAAAAATACGGTTCCGACTCCCAATGCATTGAAAATTAAACCTTCTTTTTTGAAAGAAGAAAAGAATGTAGGGCCAACCTGAATTCCGATGCCATAGACAAACAGAATTAAACCAAATTCTCTCACAAACTGTATCAATTCTGGTTCCATGCTAAATCCCAAATGTCCCAAAAACAGTCCCACAAACATTACAGCGGAAACTCCCAGCGAAACTTTGCCAATTTTTATTTTACCAGCAAAAAAACCAATACTTATAGCCATAAACAATACTATTAATGACTGTGTCATTTCCGGCGTATCTGTCGGAGTAAACAAAACGTTAAACCATTCAAACATAATTGTAGCTTTTTTAATGAAAATATAACGTAAATGAATTATTTTTTTTGGTAATTTTATATGACAAAAATCAGGTTTAATTTTTATTTCTTTCCTATAAAACCAAAATACATCTTCAATAAAAAAGATAATCATATCTCTTTGTAAAACAGCGCTAAAATCGAAAACGTTTGCGCATATTTTTCTTCAAAACATGATAAAAATCAGGTTTTTTAGTCACTAACTGGAGTAATTTTGATAAAGAAAATAACGCATAAAACTATAATAAAATACACACATTATGAAGAACATTAAAATCATTCAGGAATTACATAACTTGGGAATTACAGGCTACCATGAAGTAGTATACAATCCATCTTATGAAGAATTATATCAGGCAGAAATTTCACACAAAAGAAAAGGATATGAAAAAGGAGCATTAACAGATACAGGTGCAGTTGCAGTAAAAACAGGTGTTTTTACAGGCCGTTCACCAAAAGACAGATATATCGTTAAAGATGCCGTTTCAAAAGACACTATCTACTGGGATGATAAAGTGAATTTCCCTACAACACAATCAGTTTATGATGATTTGAAAGGATTAGTATTGAAACAGCTTTCTACTTCTCCAAAATTATATGTAGTAGATGCTTTCTGCGGAACAAATGCAGACACAAGACTTAAAGTCCGTTTCGTAATGGAAGTTGCCTGGCAAGCTCACTTTGTTACTAATATGTTTATCAGACCTTCAAATTATGAATTGGAAAACTTTGGAAAACCTGATTTCATTGTAATGAACGGTTCAAAAACAGTGAATCCAAACTGGAGAGAACAAGGATTGAACTCAGAAAACTTCGTAGTATTCAATCTTACTGAAAGAATTCAGCTTATTGGAGGTACTTGGTATGGAGGCGAAATGAAAAAAGGAATGTTCGCGATGATGAACTACTACTTGCCTTTGAAAGGAATGGCTTCAATGCACTGTTCTGCTAACGTAGGCGAAAAAGGAGATGTTGCTGTATTCTTCGGACTTTCAGGAACAGGAAAAACAACACTTTCTGCAGATCCAAAAAGATACTTAATTGGTGATGACGAACACGGATGGGATAACAACGGAGTATTTAACTATGAAGGAGGCTGTTATGCTAAAGTAATTGATTTATCAGAAGAAAATGAACCAGATATTTGGAGAGCTATTAAAAGAGATGCATTATTAGAAAATGTTATCGTCGATGAGTATGGAGAAATTGATTATTATGACCATTCAATCACCGAAAACTCAAGAGTATCTTACCCAATTTATCATATTAATAAAATTGTATTACCGTCAAAAGCTGGACACGCTAAGAAAATCATCTATCTTTCTGCTGATGCATTTGGAGTACTGCCTCCAGTATCTATACTTGATGATGATCAGGCACAATACCACTTTTTATGCGGATATACATCCAAATTAGCAGGAACTGAAAGAGGAATTACTACTCCAGAGCCATCTTTCTCTCCAGCATTTGGTGAAGCTTTCTTAACATTACACCCAACAATGTATTCTAAAACATTAATTGGAAAAATGAGAGAGCACGGAGCAAAAGCATATTTAGTTAATACAGGTTGGAATGGAACAGGGAAAAGAATTTCTCTTAAAAACACAAGAGCAATTATTGATGCAATTATTAACAGTGAGATCGATACCGCAGAAACAGCCACTGTTCCATTTTTAAACCTAACAATTCCAACAGCATTAACAAATGTAAGCGAAGGAATTTTAGACCCAAGAGACACTTACAGAGATGTTGAGGAATGGGAAACTAAAGCAAAAGACTTATCTGCACGTTATATCAAAAATTTTGAGCAGTACACTGATACCGAAGAAGGAAAACGCTTAGTCGCAGCCGGACCTTCTTTGGAACCAGTATTAAGCTAACCGTTTAGTAGTAATTATTTTAAAGTTGATTTTGAAACACCTGTTTGGTATTGTCTGATAAGCAATTCCAAATAGGTGTTTCTGTTTCTCAGTAATTAAATATCTTCCGTGTTTTTTTAATTTAACAAATACTTGACGAAACGTTAAAATAAAAATTGGATTAT of Flavobacterium marginilacus contains these proteins:
- a CDS encoding putative transporter, coding for MFEWFNVLFTPTDTPEMTQSLIVLFMAISIGFFAGKIKIGKVSLGVSAVMFVGLFLGHLGFSMEPELIQFVREFGLILFVYGIGIQVGPTFFSSFKKEGLIFNALGVGTVFLGGIITWLLYLAANVKIENAVGLMSGSVTNTPGLGAAKSTLIEIQKQLNLPADHFSDPAIAYAITYPIGVFGIILIIILAKNFLKIDLSNEVVLLNKKNKDSENKIVRQKCRVTQPEVIGKTIRQVFREFALDGVIISRQKQSGTKVVFSPSLDSVLKEKDVLMVVAKQKNINKFIDIVGKVSTDLFIESENDVTAKVLSVTKKTATHKTLAQLDLYNQFGLKVTRVVRSGLEILAQPTLELFYGDTLLIVGNKEAIEEAEKIIGNSKKILLEPDFLSLFGGLIFGVVIGSIPIMIPSLPVPLKLGLAAGPLLAALFISRYGGVGVIHSYINNGAIHFMKDFGICMFFAAVGIKAGHGFYDNFVSNDGWMWIYYGCYITFIPLTVLVLVSRFVFKLNFYQMVGIMSGSYTDPAALAFSTKYLDSDIPNQSYATVYPLVTISRILVAQLLILLLAS
- the pckA gene encoding phosphoenolpyruvate carboxykinase (ATP) encodes the protein MKNIKIIQELHNLGITGYHEVVYNPSYEELYQAEISHKRKGYEKGALTDTGAVAVKTGVFTGRSPKDRYIVKDAVSKDTIYWDDKVNFPTTQSVYDDLKGLVLKQLSTSPKLYVVDAFCGTNADTRLKVRFVMEVAWQAHFVTNMFIRPSNYELENFGKPDFIVMNGSKTVNPNWREQGLNSENFVVFNLTERIQLIGGTWYGGEMKKGMFAMMNYYLPLKGMASMHCSANVGEKGDVAVFFGLSGTGKTTLSADPKRYLIGDDEHGWDNNGVFNYEGGCYAKVIDLSEENEPDIWRAIKRDALLENVIVDEYGEIDYYDHSITENSRVSYPIYHINKIVLPSKAGHAKKIIYLSADAFGVLPPVSILDDDQAQYHFLCGYTSKLAGTERGITTPEPSFSPAFGEAFLTLHPTMYSKTLIGKMREHGAKAYLVNTGWNGTGKRISLKNTRAIIDAIINSEIDTAETATVPFLNLTIPTALTNVSEGILDPRDTYRDVEEWETKAKDLSARYIKNFEQYTDTEEGKRLVAAGPSLEPVLS
- a CDS encoding alpha-ketoacid dehydrogenase subunit alpha/beta, with translation MNFDPKNLSNETLLNLYKRILKPRLVEEKMLILIRQGKVSKWFSGIGQEAIAAGVTAVLDTDEYILPMHRNLGVFTGRDIPLQRLFSQWQGKANGFTKGRDRSFHFGTQDYKIIGMISHLGPQLGVADGIALANKLKKNGKITAVFTGEGATSEGDFHEALNIAAVWDLPVLFIIENNGYGLSTPTNEQYRCENLADKGIGYGIESHIVDGNNILEIFNLLTELKASMIERPRSILLEFKTFRMRGHEEASGTKYVPQELMNSWASKDPVDNYRSFLYQNHILTAEYDAEVQQEIKKDIDQSWASANEEPEIEPTLEGELNDVYKPYDYEDFPPNTATENIRFIDAISAGLKQSMERHEKSVIMGQDIAEYGGAFKITDGFVEQFGKERVRNTPICESAVVSTAMGLSINGYKAIVEMQFADFVSTGFNPIVNLLAKSHYRWLEKADVVVRMPCGGGTQAGPFHSQTNEAWFTKTPGLKVVYPAFPLDAKGLLNASINDPNPVLFFEHKQLYRSLSQDVPTDYYTIPLGKAALLREGNDVTIISFGAAVHWALETLDNNPEMQADLLDLRTLQPLDTETIFASVKKTGKVIIYQEDSMFGGVASDISALIMENCFEYLDAPVKRVASLDSPIPFTKALEDQYLPKGRFEKELKSLLAY